One segment of Cyanobacteria bacterium GSL.Bin1 DNA contains the following:
- the msrP gene encoding protein-methionine-sulfoxide reductase catalytic subunit MsrP, whose amino-acid sequence MIIRTPKPWHNEKTPITSKPLYFNRRHFIKSLIGVSLGATSLSLAGCQNSKSQKGLQETLNQPKISPLTKNPKFASVERPITDETLAGSYNNFYEFGGNKSIWSNAQKLPTENWKVEVTGLVKNPQTYDLDDIKKRFPIEERIYRFRCVEAWSMVLPWVGFPMKELIKAVEPTSQAKFVRFTSFYDENVMPGPTLHFGALPWPYTEGLRIEEMANELAFFAIGIYGEELPKQHGAPIRAVLPWKYGFKGAKSIVKVDFLAEQPKTYWNQLVPDEYGFIANVNPNVPHPRWSQATEKFISEGPDLSWEIKETQLYNGYQEYVARLY is encoded by the coding sequence ATGATTATTCGTACTCCGAAGCCTTGGCATAATGAAAAGACCCCAATCACCTCAAAACCGTTATATTTTAATCGACGTCATTTTATTAAAAGTTTGATTGGCGTTAGCTTAGGTGCAACCAGCCTTTCTCTAGCAGGTTGTCAAAACTCTAAATCACAAAAAGGATTGCAAGAAACTTTAAATCAACCGAAGATTTCTCCCTTAACTAAAAATCCCAAGTTTGCTTCGGTAGAACGTCCAATTACTGATGAAACTCTAGCGGGAAGTTATAACAATTTTTACGAATTTGGTGGGAATAAATCGATTTGGTCAAATGCCCAAAAGTTACCAACAGAAAACTGGAAAGTAGAAGTAACAGGCTTAGTTAAAAATCCGCAAACCTATGACCTCGATGACATCAAAAAGCGTTTTCCTATTGAAGAACGGATCTATCGCTTTCGCTGTGTTGAAGCCTGGTCAATGGTACTCCCTTGGGTGGGATTCCCGATGAAAGAATTGATCAAAGCGGTTGAACCAACTTCTCAAGCGAAGTTTGTACGCTTTACATCTTTTTATGATGAAAATGTAATGCCGGGTCCAACTTTGCATTTTGGCGCGTTACCCTGGCCCTATACTGAGGGATTACGGATAGAAGAAATGGCGAATGAACTTGCTTTCTTTGCGATTGGGATTTATGGGGAAGAACTCCCCAAACAACATGGCGCACCGATCCGAGCCGTTTTACCCTGGAAGTATGGATTTAAGGGGGCAAAATCCATTGTAAAAGTTGACTTTCTTGCCGAACAACCAAAAACTTATTGGAATCAACTGGTTCCTGATGAATACGGGTTTATTGCTAATGTGAACCCCAATGTTCCTCATCCCCGTTGGTCACAAGCAACTGAGAAGTTTATTAGTGAAGGACCCGATTTATCTTGGGAGATTAAAGAAACCCAACTCTATAACGGCTATCAGGAATATGTCGCGAGGCTTTATTAG
- a CDS encoding glutathione gamma-glutamylcysteinyltransferase has product MKKRFAPQYFFLIFLQAFVFTVCLHTGKQLAQTLALSENLIHLNSKQGETYLFKSEARTDYLPLMLHFVTQDNLAYCGVASIVMVLNALELSAPIAPEYGSFRLFTQDNFFDHPNTEAVITAETVSRMGMTLKQLAQLLESYPVQAQVHHGEDLTLAEFRRLIVENLEQENNFVLVNYLRSTIEQERGGHISPLAAYHQSSDRVLILDVARYKYPPVWVEVEELWRATQTIDRVSGKTRGLVLVNPSHQSVR; this is encoded by the coding sequence ATGAAAAAACGCTTTGCACCACAGTATTTTTTCCTGATTTTCCTCCAAGCTTTTGTTTTTACGGTCTGCTTACATACGGGAAAACAACTTGCTCAAACCCTTGCCCTCAGTGAAAACTTGATTCATTTAAACTCCAAGCAGGGGGAAACTTATCTTTTCAAGAGTGAGGCGAGAACAGATTATCTTCCTCTGATGTTGCATTTTGTGACTCAGGATAATCTCGCCTATTGCGGTGTGGCGAGTATAGTGATGGTTCTCAATGCTTTGGAGCTTTCTGCTCCCATTGCTCCAGAGTATGGTAGTTTTCGTCTGTTTACCCAAGACAACTTCTTTGATCATCCCAATACAGAAGCAGTCATCACTGCCGAAACCGTTTCCAGAATGGGCATGACGCTCAAACAGTTGGCACAACTCCTTGAAAGTTATCCGGTCCAAGCACAAGTGCATCATGGTGAAGACCTAACGTTAGCAGAGTTTCGTCGGCTGATTGTAGAAAATTTGGAACAAGAGAATAACTTTGTTCTGGTCAATTATTTAAGAAGTACGATTGAGCAAGAACGAGGAGGACATATTTCTCCCCTTGCTGCCTATCATCAAAGCAGCGATCGCGTGCTCATTTTAGACGTGGCTCGCTATAAATACCCTCCGGTTTGGGTTGAGGTGGAAGAGCTTTGGCGTGCGACTCAGACCATAGATCGGGTTTCTGGGAAAACGCGGGGGTTAGTTTTAGTCAACCCTTCCCATCAGTCAGTACGGTAA
- a CDS encoding cation:proton antiporter (subunit B of antiporter complex involved in resistance to high concentrations of Na+, K+, Li+ and/or alkali), with product MKWVYAVAGFAIFIKMLVMPNPAAEWEEMAIVESIVAESGVSNTVSGIIFRNRLYDTIFEVVVFTIAILGARFLLANEQPTETVDQFNDHPSVVLARLGATIAALVSIELAIRGHLSPGGGFAAGVAGGTAIGLVAITSNSQWMEAIYQQWRAATLEKVSVLIFIGLAVLTLVGWELPQGEVGMLLSGGVIPLLNILVALKVALGSWAVVLLFIRYRGLL from the coding sequence ATGAAATGGGTTTATGCTGTCGCGGGATTCGCGATCTTTATCAAGATGCTGGTGATGCCTAATCCAGCAGCAGAATGGGAAGAAATGGCAATTGTCGAATCGATTGTTGCCGAAAGTGGGGTCTCGAATACCGTGTCTGGGATTATTTTTAGAAATCGGCTTTATGACACAATTTTTGAAGTTGTGGTGTTCACCATCGCGATTTTAGGAGCACGTTTTCTCCTCGCCAATGAACAGCCCACGGAAACCGTTGATCAATTTAACGATCACCCCTCAGTTGTCTTAGCCCGTCTCGGCGCTACCATTGCTGCTTTAGTGAGTATTGAACTGGCAATTCGCGGTCATCTCAGCCCGGGTGGCGGATTTGCAGCAGGAGTGGCTGGCGGAACGGCAATTGGTTTAGTTGCAATTACTTCCAATTCTCAGTGGATGGAAGCCATTTATCAACAATGGCGCGCGGCAACCTTGGAAAAGGTCTCAGTGCTGATTTTTATTGGATTAGCCGTCCTCACATTAGTGGGTTGGGAACTCCCGCAAGGAGAAGTGGGAATGCTTTTGAGTGGGGGTGTTATTCCTTTACTCAATATCTTGGTTGCCTTGAAAGTGGCACTCGGTTCTTGGGCTGTTGTTTTACTGTTTATTCGGTATCGGGGTTTACTATAA
- a CDS encoding DUF4040 domain-containing protein — MDNYIYIIVALLPLAALTLVLQVNPYQALVIRAILGAVAALVYAVLGAADVALTEALVGTMLAITLYVVAVRSSLVMRLGILQGEGETEDYFPELIAKMRKVIHRYHLRLEIFEYPHLEALEAALQEKEVHATCTTRQQEESRYQNRTAVLDMKQTYYTAVRVRRLFEIIQEELVFPDTTVTYIPVVNEEEKH, encoded by the coding sequence ATGGATAATTATATTTACATCATTGTCGCGTTACTCCCGTTAGCTGCCTTGACATTAGTCTTGCAAGTTAATCCTTATCAAGCTTTGGTCATACGCGCAATTTTAGGGGCAGTCGCCGCTTTGGTTTATGCGGTGTTAGGGGCGGCGGATGTGGCGTTAACCGAAGCATTAGTGGGGACAATGTTGGCGATTACATTGTATGTCGTGGCAGTTCGTTCTTCTTTGGTCATGCGCCTCGGAATCTTGCAAGGTGAGGGGGAAACCGAGGATTATTTCCCAGAACTCATTGCCAAAATGAGAAAGGTCATTCATCGCTATCATTTGCGTTTAGAAATTTTTGAGTATCCCCATCTGGAAGCGTTAGAAGCCGCCTTACAAGAAAAAGAAGTTCACGCGACTTGTACCACTCGTCAACAGGAAGAAAGTCGGTATCAGAATCGAACAGCAGTTCTCGATATGAAGCAAACTTATTATACGGCTGTACGTGTGCGTCGCCTCTTTGAAATCATCCAAGAAGAATTGGTCTTTCCAGATACAACTGTCACCTATATCCCTGTTGTCAACGAAGAGGAGAAGCACTAA
- a CDS encoding sodium:proton antiporter, whose protein sequence is MIDFLSYSLILVGIVFWFWGTFPLIGNRSVLFKLHSLSVADTLGSMSIIIGLLLKIPGEWPLLLLAIISLAIWNTVLGYVLAYCSSDEGNQDG, encoded by the coding sequence ATGATAGATTTCTTGAGTTATTCCCTAATTTTGGTCGGTATTGTCTTTTGGTTTTGGGGAACCTTCCCCCTGATTGGCAATCGTTCCGTTTTATTTAAACTGCACAGTCTCTCTGTTGCCGATACCTTGGGGTCAATGAGTATTATCATCGGCTTACTCCTCAAAATCCCCGGCGAATGGCCTCTGTTACTCCTAGCTATTATTTCCTTGGCAATTTGGAATACAGTACTGGGTTATGTTTTAGCGTACTGTTCTAGTGATGAGGGCAATCAAGATGGATAA
- a CDS encoding cation:proton antiporter, translating into MDAIAYLNIILRLAIWFLLTADFSVANIMIGIAIAVLLPCRWTSPEPIKEWLRVLWEILIAIPQAYFEAIQIMLLPHDEEEIVRERVKPQRTPGLIFLDIFLITFTPKTIVLKYHQRGWYEVHRIRRKRLR; encoded by the coding sequence ATGGACGCGATCGCCTATCTTAATATAATTCTGCGTTTAGCGATTTGGTTTTTACTCACTGCCGATTTTAGTGTAGCCAATATTATGATCGGGATCGCGATCGCGGTGTTACTACCCTGTCGTTGGACCTCGCCGGAACCAATCAAAGAATGGTTGCGGGTATTGTGGGAAATTCTAATTGCGATTCCTCAAGCCTATTTTGAAGCCATTCAAATCATGTTACTCCCCCATGACGAAGAAGAAATTGTTAGAGAAAGAGTCAAACCCCAACGCACCCCCGGACTAATTTTTCTGGACATTTTTCTCATCACCTTTACGCCCAAAACCATTGTTTTGAAATATCATCAACGAGGCTGGTATGAAGTTCACCGAATTCGACGGAAACGTCTTCGTTAA
- a CDS encoding cation:proton antiporter (subunit D of antiporter complex involved in resistance to high concentrations of Na+, K+, Li+ and/or alkali; contains an oxidoreductase domain; catalyzes the transfer of electrons from NADH to ubiquinone): protein MTEITIAWIALSFFIGFVIYLVPRLSRWLAAGVALASTVYAAFLFLEPSPLVIQLLDSFGVTLIADQLSSFFILTNAIVTLAVIFYCWPSEKSAFFFMQLVILHGSVNATFICADFISLYVALEVISIAAFLLIAYPRSDRAVWVGLRYLFVSNTAMLFYLVGAVLVYQVHQSFSFAGLEGSPPDAIALIFLGLLVKGGIFVSGLWLPLTHSESETPVSAMLSGVVVKAGVFPLVRCALMIEELDPIVRFFGVGTALLGVGYAVFEKDSKRMLAFHTISQLGFVLAAPAVGGFYALTHGLVKSALFLIAGRLPSRNFKALQQQPIRTEIWIALVIASFSISGFPLLSGFGAKVLTSKNFLPWQVIGMNIAALGTAISFAKFIFLPHQPTSETSNLKWGFWSAMVVLLGGLVAANVFYYEAYTIKNIIKPLLTIVLGWLAYLFLFKKSTIKLSHKIEAFDHLIGIMALMLILLFWSLWTRSPILI, encoded by the coding sequence ATGACTGAAATTACGATTGCTTGGATTGCTTTATCTTTCTTTATTGGGTTCGTGATTTATCTCGTTCCCAGATTATCACGTTGGCTAGCAGCGGGAGTTGCTTTAGCATCAACTGTTTATGCAGCATTTTTATTCCTCGAACCGTCGCCGCTAGTTATTCAGTTACTAGACAGTTTCGGCGTTACCTTAATTGCCGATCAACTGAGTAGCTTTTTCATTCTCACCAATGCCATTGTTACCCTTGCCGTCATTTTTTACTGTTGGCCCAGTGAGAAATCGGCGTTCTTTTTTATGCAGTTGGTGATTCTGCATGGCAGCGTCAATGCGACGTTTATTTGTGCTGATTTTATCAGTCTCTATGTTGCCTTAGAGGTGATTAGTATTGCTGCCTTTTTGTTGATTGCCTATCCCCGCAGCGATCGCGCCGTTTGGGTGGGCTTACGCTATCTCTTTGTCAGTAATACCGCCATGCTGTTTTATTTGGTGGGGGCAGTACTGGTTTATCAAGTCCATCAGTCCTTTAGTTTTGCCGGTTTGGAGGGATCGCCGCCCGACGCGATCGCGCTGATTTTTCTCGGGCTTTTGGTCAAAGGCGGCATTTTTGTATCCGGCTTATGGTTACCCCTGACGCATTCCGAATCGGAAACGCCCGTCTCCGCGATGCTGTCAGGAGTCGTGGTCAAAGCGGGGGTATTTCCACTGGTGCGCTGTGCGCTGATGATTGAGGAACTCGATCCCATTGTCCGTTTTTTCGGCGTTGGCACTGCCCTTCTCGGGGTTGGTTATGCCGTTTTTGAAAAAGATAGCAAACGGATGCTTGCCTTCCATACCATTTCTCAGTTGGGTTTTGTCCTGGCTGCCCCTGCAGTGGGCGGGTTTTATGCCCTCACGCATGGGTTAGTGAAGTCCGCTTTATTTTTAATTGCGGGGCGTTTGCCGAGTCGAAACTTTAAAGCCTTACAGCAGCAGCCGATTCGCACTGAGATTTGGATTGCCTTGGTGATTGCCAGTTTCTCGATCTCTGGCTTTCCTCTCCTATCGGGTTTTGGGGCGAAGGTTTTAACTAGTAAAAATTTCTTACCCTGGCAAGTGATTGGGATGAATATTGCTGCTTTAGGCACTGCCATTTCCTTTGCCAAATTCATCTTCTTACCCCATCAACCGACATCCGAAACAAGCAACTTAAAATGGGGATTTTGGTCAGCAATGGTGGTTTTGTTGGGTGGGCTAGTGGCAGCCAATGTTTTTTATTACGAAGCGTATACGATCAAAAATATTATTAAACCCCTCCTGACCATTGTTCTCGGTTGGCTAGCCTATCTTTTTCTCTTTAAAAAATCAACGATTAAATTGTCCCATAAAATTGAGGCATTTGATCATCTAATTGGAATCATGGCTTTGATGTTAATTTTACTATTTTGGAGCTTATGGACGCGATCGCCTATCTTAATATAA
- a CDS encoding cation:proton antiporter (subunit D of antiporter complex involved in resistance to high concentrations of Na+, K+, Li+ and/or alkali; contains an oxidoreductase domain; catalyzes the transfer of electrons from NADH to ubiquinone): MTQLTIALIALSFFIGFVSYLVPKLSRWLALGVACASAVYAALLLLEPSPVKIQLLDSFGVTLIADQLSSFFILTNAIVTLAVILYCWQSGKSAFFFMQLVILHGSVNATFICADFISLYVALEVISIAAFLLISYPRRDKTIWVALRYLFISNTAMLFYLVGAVLVYQVNHSFSFEGLGSSPADAVALIFLGLLVKGGIFVSGLWLPLTHSESETPVSAMLSGVVVKAGVFPLVRCALMIEELDPIVRFFGVSTALLGVVYAIFEKDTKRTLAFSTISQLGFIVAAPVVSGFYALTHGLVKSALFLIAGILPSRDFKQLQQQPMPTQVWIALVIASFSISGFPLLSGFGAKVLTSKNLLSWQVIAMNIAALGTAIIFSKFIFLPHQSTPEKSQLQPGFWGAIALLLGGLVAANVFYYEAYTLGNIVKPLATIILGWLTYLLLLKKIEIKLPRIFEKFDHLVGGMSLMLILLFWSVWTKSPLVR; this comes from the coding sequence ATGACACAATTAACAATTGCTTTAATTGCTTTGTCATTTTTTATTGGGTTCGTGAGTTATCTCGTCCCCAAACTATCGCGCTGGCTAGCGCTGGGAGTTGCTTGTGCATCGGCAGTTTATGCAGCATTACTATTACTCGAACCCTCACCCGTCAAAATTCAGCTATTGGATAGTTTTGGGGTAACGTTAATTGCCGATCAACTGAGTAGCTTCTTCATCCTTACTAATGCTATTGTCACTCTTGCTGTCATTCTTTACTGTTGGCAAAGTGGGAAATCGGCATTCTTTTTCATGCAGCTGGTGATTTTGCATGGTAGCGTCAATGCCACCTTTATTTGTGCTGATTTTATTAGTCTCTATGTGGCGTTAGAGGTAATTAGTATTGCTGCCTTTTTATTGATTAGTTACCCTCGCCGAGACAAGACAATTTGGGTTGCCCTCCGTTACTTGTTTATCAGCAATACGGCGATGCTATTCTATCTAGTCGGGGCAGTACTGGTTTATCAAGTCAATCATTCCTTTAGTTTTGAGGGCTTAGGGAGTTCTCCGGCGGATGCCGTTGCACTCATTTTCCTAGGACTTTTGGTTAAAGGCGGTATTTTCGTCTCTGGCTTATGGTTACCCCTGACGCATTCCGAATCGGAAACGCCCGTCTCTGCCATGTTATCGGGGGTAGTGGTGAAAGCCGGGGTATTTCCCCTCGTCCGCTGTGCGCTGATGATTGAGGAACTCGACCCCATTGTTCGCTTCTTTGGAGTGAGTACAGCCCTGCTAGGGGTCGTATATGCCATCTTTGAGAAAGATACAAAGCGCACTCTCGCCTTTAGTACCATTTCCCAGTTGGGCTTTATCGTGGCTGCGCCAGTGGTGAGTGGTTTTTATGCCTTGACCCATGGTTTAGTGAAGTCCGCTTTGTTTTTGATTGCGGGGATACTACCGAGTCGCGATTTTAAACAATTACAGCAGCAGCCCATGCCGACTCAAGTTTGGATTGCTTTGGTGATTGCCAGTTTCTCCATCTCTGGCTTTCCTCTCCTATCGGGGTTTGGGGCAAAAGTTTTAACGAGTAAAAATCTTTTATCTTGGCAAGTCATTGCCATGAATATTGCTGCTTTAGGGACTGCCATTATCTTTAGCAAATTTATTTTTTTACCCCATCAAAGCACCCCAGAAAAAAGCCAATTACAACCTGGCTTTTGGGGGGCAATAGCGCTTTTACTCGGTGGTTTAGTTGCTGCCAATGTCTTTTACTACGAAGCTTACACCCTTGGCAATATCGTCAAACCTCTGGCAACTATTATTTTGGGCTGGCTGACTTATCTTTTGCTACTCAAAAAAATAGAGATCAAGCTACCGCGTATTTTTGAAAAATTTGATCATTTAGTCGGGGGAATGTCTTTGATGTTAATTTTACTTTTCTGGAGTGTCTGGACGAAATCTCCTCTTGTGCGATAA
- a CDS encoding cation:proton antiporter, producing the protein MLETFVFATVFCGFFGIIFKKNLVMKIIAMDIMSTGVIAYYVLVSSRSGLFTPIVTNTEKVAYADPVPQAVILTAIVIGFSIQALMLVGVMKLAKDNPTLETSAIEENNQP; encoded by the coding sequence ATGTTAGAAACGTTTGTATTTGCCACCGTTTTTTGTGGCTTTTTCGGCATCATTTTTAAGAAAAATCTGGTGATGAAGATTATTGCCATGGACATTATGAGTACGGGAGTGATTGCTTACTATGTCCTCGTTTCGTCCCGCAGTGGTTTGTTTACGCCAATTGTCACCAATACTGAAAAAGTGGCTTATGCGGATCCGGTTCCCCAGGCAGTGATTTTAACGGCAATTGTCATTGGTTTTTCTATTCAAGCCTTGATGCTAGTGGGAGTGATGAAATTAGCCAAAGATAACCCCACTTTAGAAACTAGTGCGATTGAGGAAAATAATCAACCATGA